The stretch of DNA gattcttttctttctcctctaaattaccagaaattctttacacggaaatgacacagacaaaatctctttttttttcaagaattactctaaaaaaaaaagagaatttctagtttctcaacaaattaatcaataaattgtttttaaaggattcttttctttctcctctaaattactagaaattctttacacggaaatgacacagacaaaatctctttttttttcaagaattactctaaaaaaaaaagagaatttctagtttctcaacaaattaatcaataaattgtttttaaaggattcttttctttctcctctaaattactagaaattctttacacggaaatgacacagacaaaatctcttttttttttcaagaattactctaaaaaaaaagagaatctctagtttctcaacaaattaatcaataaattgtttttaaaggattcttttctttctcctctaaattaccagaaattctttacacggaaatgacacagacaaaatctctttttttttcaagaattactctaaaaaaaaaagagaatttctagtttctcaacaaattaatcaataaattgtttttaaaggattcttttctttctcctctaaattactagaaattctttacacggaaatgacacagacaaaatctcttttttttttcaagaattactctaaaaaaaaaagagaatctctagtttctcaacaaattaatcaataaattgtttttaaaggattcttttctttctcctctaaattaccagaaattctttacacggaaatgacacagacaaaatctcttttttttttcaagaattactctaaaaaaaaaagagaatttctagtttctcaacaaattaatcaataaattgtttttaaaggattcttttctttctcctctaaattactagaaattctttacacggaaatgacacagacaaaatctctttttttttcaagaattactctaaaaaaaaaagagaatctctagtttctcaacaaattaatcaataaattgtttttaaaggattcttttctttctcctctaaattactagaaattctttacacggaaatgacacagacaaaatctctttttttttcaagaattactctaaaaaaaaagagaatctctagtttctcaacaaattaatcaataaattgtttttaaaggattcttttctttctcctctaaattactagaaattctttacacggaaatgacacagacaaaatctctttttttttttcaagaattactctaaaaaaaaaagagaatctctagtttctcaacaaattaatcaataaattgtttttaaaggattcttttctttctcctctaaattactagaaattctttacacggaaatgacacagacaaaatctctttttttttcaagaattactctaaaaaaaaagagaatctctagtttctcaacaaattaatcaataaattgtttttaaaggattcttttctttctcctctaaattactagaaattctttacacggaaatgacacagacaaaatctcttttttttttcaagaattactctaaaaaaaaagagaatctctagtttctcaacaaattaatcaataaattgtttttaaaggattcttttctttctcctctaaattactagaaattctttacacggaaatgacacagacaaaatctcttttttttttcaagaattactctaaaaaaaaaagagaatctctagtttctcaacaaattaatcaataaattgtttttaaaggattcttttctttctcctctaaattactagaaattctttacacggaaatgacacagacaaaatctctttttttttcaagaattactctaaaaaaaaagagaatctctagtttctcaacaaattaatcaataaattgtttttaaaggattcttttctttctcctctaaattactagaaattctttacacggaaatgacacagacaaaatctctttttttttcaagaattactctaaaaaaaaagagaatctctagtttctcaacaaattaatcaataaattgtttttaaaggattcttttctttctcctctaaattactagaaattctttacacggaaatgacacagacaaaatctctttttttttcaagaattactctaaaaaaaaagagaatctctagtttctcaacaaattaatcaataaattgtttttaaaggattcttttctttctcctctaaattactagaaattctttacacggaaatgacacagacaaaatctcttttttttttcaagaattactctaaaaaaaaaaagagaatctctagtttctcaacaaattaatcaataaattgtttttaaaggattcttttctttctcctctaaattactagaaattctttacacggaaatgacacagacaaaatctctttttttttcaagaattactctaaaaaaaaagagaatctctagtttctcaacaaattaatcaataaattgtttttaaaggattcttttctttctcctctaaattactagaaattctttacacggaaatgacacagacaaaatctctttttttttcaagaattactctaaaaaaaaagagaatctctagtttctcaacaaattaatcaataaattgtttttaaaggattcttttctttctcctctaaattaccagaaattctttacacggaaatgacacagacaaaatctcttttttttttcaagaattactctaaaaaaaaagagaatctctagtttctcaacaaattaatcaataaattgtttttaaaggattcttttctttctcctctaaattaccagaaattctttacacggaaatgacacagacaaaatctctttttttttcaagaattactctaaaaaaaaaagagaatctctagtttctcaacaaattaatcaataaattgtttttaaaggattcttttctttctcctctaaattactagaaattctttacacggaaatgacacagacaaaatctctttttttttcaagaattactctaaaaaaaaagagaatctctagtttctcaacaaattaatcaataaattgtttttaaaggattcttttctttctcctctaaattactagaaattctttacacggaaatgacacagacaaaatctctttttttttcaagaattactctaaaaaaaaaagagaatctctagtttctcaacaaattaatcaataaattgtttttaaaggattcttttctttctcctctaaattactagaaattctttacacggaaatgacacagaaaaaaatttctttttttattcaagaattactctaaaaaaaagagaatctctagtttctcaacaaattaatcaataaattgtttttaaaggattcttttctttctcctctaaattaccagaaattctttacacagaaaaattttatttgaagacgatttttattttaagaattacCTTTAAAaagagatctttttttctcaccattGTGATGCTGCTGATTGTCTCTCGTTGATTATTTCCCTTTTGAATATTTCGctttttgatgaaattctcGAAGTTTGTCTCTTATGGAAGCGCCTCTTGTTGGTCTTCCTGGACAATGGCTTAATTAGCTGCTTCTCTGAATCAAAATGACAATCAAGGAGATCCGTTAACTACGTCGTGTCATCCTCCTTGAGTTCCCGTAGTTCCGCAACGGCCACCCTGATGCCATCGCGCTTCTCCTTCCCCCAGATGTCCTGTAAGTCCTGTAACTTTCTCATAACGAAGCCCTGTTCCGCCAGGAAAGGTCGAAAGGTAACACCCTTAACACGATGGTATAGAGAATAGTCTTGAAGTAATCGACAACAATAATCGCACTTAGAGAATTCAGCCTGTCCAGAATTGTTTGCTGCTTACCCAATTCCTGGAGGTTCTCCTTAATTGTCCTCGTTATGCCCATGATATCACGATAGAAGACAACTGTTCGCTCCTTCTCCGTTGTTGCTTGCTTCACAACTAGCATAACAGCCGGTTTGGCTTCTTCTCCCTGCATCTCAGGTACACAGGGCGTTTCAACAACCTCCTGAGCAGCTTCCTTTACTTTATTACGTTCTCCTTTTTCCTCAACTTGTTTCccctgttgctccggcttttGCTCTTAACTCTCCTGCTATTGTAATTCTGCTGAACAGCTGCTTCCGGTTGCTGCATCGCAGCAGCTTCAACATCTTCCTTCTTCACCTCAACAGTAACTGGAGATGGTTTATTTACCAACATCTTCGACACATCATAGGCAATCTTTGAGCGTATCTTGGCACTACTCTCAATATCATTCCTATCATCATCATCGCATTTCAAGATGACCTTCTTGAGTTCCTTCAGGGTGAAATACTTCAAAGTTACCCCACATTCATTCTTAGCCAATGCAATGGGTAGACACTTGTGAAGCCTAACAATGGAGGTTTTGAAGAGTGGGAGCATGTCGTACCTTGAaagaaagaattgaaagaattaaaaaaaattaggtagaaaaatttgaaagaaaattaaagaaacaaattctATAAAGTTTAGAATCTTTCCTTTTCTACaagattttgttaaattaggTTTGCaatgaaagggttaagaattATGAATTTGCGTGAATATGAATCGTGTGAATCTTTAGATTACCTAAGATATATTGTTTTAAGATTTACAATAATCCTATAGTTTTGATGATTTAATCAATatctatgtacataaaatctaaatcctttaaatcttaaaattctcAGTGTTCCGCTAAAGATAAGATCTTCGAATCCTTAAAGccttttaagtatttttttttaacaaaaaataaaaaaaaaacttttgaactgttttaaattcttcaaaaaaaataatagggtttctcgaaaatctctaacgtttaaaaaatattatgaattctaaaatattttttaatgcaaataactttttacatattagaaatttctcaacaatttaaaaaaaaaaaacagaagttCTGTAAAAGATCAAgagttctataaaattttctcaaattatttgaagctaataaaaaaattaaggaaaaaataaggattcacaaaacaaattcaaagtccttaaaaaccccttaatttttcttgtttttgagtaaaataacctttcaaaaatcaaacaaaaaagaatttaattaaaaaaaaagaattctttataattttacgAAATTTTAACCTTTCCTAAAAATAACAcaaagagtttttaaaaaattgaagaaaaaaaaaagaaaataaaacagagctacataaaattaaatttaatttttttaattctttggtATTAATTCATCAAGAAACGCGAATCATCTCTAGAAACtctgaagatttaaaaaaagaatatgccaaaatctttaaaaaagaaaataatttaataaaacaccgaaaaatattacttgaaccagaaaaaaatcgtttaaaaatcgacaaaattaaatcaaattgaacCAATTGTTCACTCCTGGAAGCCCCAAAGTGCCCCAACTGTAAATTCCAATTAACTACACCTTCAAAGAGATCACAAAAATGAATCTTCTGAcctttatttaatattattctcCCCGCAGAAACCGTTCCCTTTCCGCGTTTtcaatgacttttttcaacaatttttttttcaaatccccACAAACTAAGGGCGTATTTTGGAACTATCCGAGTGCTGGGTGACTGTATTACATTTCTTATGAGCCACCCAGCAAGCAACTTAAAGTTTGAACACTTTTCAatacacttttttcttcccggaacggtATGATGTGTGCCCGGAGAGTATCATAAGTGCCTGGAAGTTAAGCAGGATGACTGCCAATTGTATGAGGGAGTGTCTAAGGCTTCTTAGGAACCTTCTTTTCAAGACCTGGCTGATCCTTGATATCATTTAGGGATCAAAATCTGTCCATTTAGGAGGTTCTCTTTGCAATTGcgtgaagcatttttatagaCTCAGATTTTAGCCCAAAGATGATACAAGGATCAGCCGGTtgatgaaaaggaagttcctaagatcccttagaatcTTCCTGATGCAACTGGCAGTCATCCTGCTGAACTTCTAGGCACTTATGATACTCTCCGGGCACACATCATACCGTTCCGGGAAGGAAAAGTGTATtcaaaaagtgtacaaacttcaagttgctaaCCCAACACTCGGAATGTTTACGTCTTCTGATTTTGTCTTCCGAaacaaagaaggaaaaaagaatgaacaaaaaatatattggggCTACTTACTTCTTGAGCACTTCTAGGGCATGTAGGGCACAAATTTTCGTTGCTCATGGTAGAGCATAATGATGCCCTTCCAATTCACCTTCCAAAGCGGACACTCCGTTGTCATTCTTGTAATAGAAATGTGCCTTTCCTCTGGTCGAACTTCCAGGAGCATTATGAAGGTGTGCGGAAACCTCCCTGCCGCCGACCGATCAGTTATCCAGAAGCCGCATGTTGATGCCGAAAATAAAGGAGATCTTCATCGTCTTACACATCTCATTTTCTAATTCCCGGACAGGACATTGGCGCAATATGGTGATTTGTCATAAACTCGGCTTTCATTCACTCATATGGCCTGAAGATGATCCCCATATAGGTATTTTCATGGATCACtgcaataaattgaatcaaaATGTTGTAAATTCATGAAAGTGGGGCGAAAAGGCAATCAAGATACCAAAAATAAGAGATTTGTGAGGTTATACTTACAAAATTCTTCTGCGAGAATCCAATCACTAATTTTATAGATTTCACACaattacttttaaataaattatccttTAACActataataaacatttttactcTTTTTGATAAGCAATTCGCGTAATTATGTGGTAAATTTAGCGAAATACACCACGATTTTCAACTGTAAACAAAACGCTACGGCCGCGCGtgcgaaaataaaatttccatgcaGCATTGCAGCAAATGCTTCATGACCCGAAGATAAATGGTTTGTAATCTGCggagttgaagaaaaattttcctccgCACTTTTCAGAAAACCCCTTATATTTCCTCGGGGACATATGAATTTTGAGATAATATTTTCAGGGATGGTGGGGGGATAGTTGGCGCATCGAAATATGCAATCGTCGATTACTAGCCATAGtcgaatatggttcataatctttgGGCACGTCGATGTGTTTTGCGCAAAAATAATATCCTGTTTGTAAACATGATACGCAGTGTAGAATGAATAAACTGAGTGCAGTGATAAGAAAGGCCAGAAGCagctatttttatttaataagtaATTATTgttattgggaaaattttcttgaaggtccctaaaagaattcttccttATGTAACATGGTGTGGGAAGATTATTCCCACCATTCCCACCAGAGTTTTTCTcgtgaaaagcaaaaaaaaatttcctcgtGACGTTGAGTGCTATTGACCTAAATTAATCTATTTTCTATTAACCTTTAcctcaaataattttcctaaattaattCTATCTCATGTTGATTCTCTCATTTTGCCAATTCTAACCTAAAAGAGTAATTCCCCTGATAAGCTGAAGTGGCTCAAgtaaatgaagattttctaatgatttttctttggttttcTCTTCCAGAATGAATGAATCTTCGTACAATTTAGCATAGAACAATGTCAAAATCAACAGCGAAAGAATCATTACCGGCCAGCAATCAGCGAATGTTAATGATGAGTTCCAATCCTCTCTCTGCTTTCGACATCCGGGAATTTGCATGTGGTTGGGGTGCAGCATTTGTCAACATAACAGCCACCTATCCCATCCATAAGATAATCTTCCGACAAATGTTGCATGGCGTCAAAGCGAGTTCAGCCTTTGAGGAGTTGCGCCATGAAGGAATCTCTTTTCTCTATCGTGGCATGTTCCCTCCGCTAGCACAGAAAACCCTCTCGCTATCCCTGATGTTTGGGGTGTATGAGGGTACAAGGAAACCCCTTGTGGAGAATTTGAATGTAAATCCCTACGTTGCGAAGGTTTGGGCAGGAATCATTGCGGGTACAGTTGAAACTGCTCTAATGCCCTTTGAGAGGATTCAAACGCTCCTGGCGGATTCGGCTTATCACACCAACTTCAAGAATACACCTCAGGCATTCAAGTaagtttgatttattttatagaattgaattttttattgaaaaatcctttaaaatgctttaatttttagatatgTTTGGCTTGGATATGGCTTCAGGGAGCTCTATCGAGGTCTTCTGCCAATTCTCTTCCGCAATGGACCATCGAACTCAGTGTTTTTCGTTCTCAGGGAAGAAGCTCATGCTCGACTCCCCCATCGGGTAAGAATTCTACTTGAATgttaaatttcctaaaaagtTAAGTTTGATCTTTCCTTGCAGGACAATAGTTTATATCAAAGCATACAAGAATTCTTCGCTGGGGCCCTAATTGGTGCATTCACGAGCTCGGTATTCTACCCACTGAATGTCGTGAAAGTTTACATGCAGAGCACAATTGGGGGTCCCTATGTGAATTTTGTACCAGTGTTAATTCATATATACAAAGAGAGAGGCTGCAAGTGGCGCAATGTTTACAAAGGTGTAAGTATTAATTGCACAAGGGCGTTTTTTAGTTGGGGCATTATGAATATGGCTTATGagcaaattaagaaaatgatttattgagaACAGTGGgaaagaatgcaaaaaaataatgtatatTTCGTATGCAAGTTTATTTAgcattataataaaaatcctcATGTGTCTAGtcttaattttcatataaataagTAGATTTATCATGAACAAGTTTAGAGTTCAGACGTGCCCgatttgagtgaaaaaaattagaaaaagaaaacaaataaatattttatctgcTGCATTTACAATGTGGTGCTAATTGCACAAAGATGTCCCTTAGCCAAATCCAGTTTCGCCTTTAATgtgtgtaatttttatttaattaataaacttgTTGTTTTTTATACCTACATGTTTTATGATTCGCAACATTCGatcatttctttgcaaaataaaaaaaaaacatttttttcttatctaccaaaaaacacataaaagtttatttatttaaatctattGAGTATAAtctttttaaggaaaaccACATTTCCTTTAATGACTTCTTAAACGTTAAAACCATACATCTACCTGacgataaaatttaatcagaaCCAAAGATAATTGACTTAGCGCTAAGATGAGGACTTGGTGAGTAAATTTTTAGACTGTTCAAAGACAAAGTGAACAGAACTTCCAATAACATCCAAATTGGTCCAAATTAGCCAGAGTAGAAAACCATAGAAGATAAATGTAACGAGTTTATCTAGATAGTACAATCTgtggaggaaaaattattaatttcatcaataaattaaaagtttatttttttttaacttttaccTCTTGAGCAGTTTTCGAGCCTGAGGAAGAGTAGACGGAGGTTCATTTAGGAGGTACGTGCGTACACCGTAAATGTAATTTCTTATGTATTCATGCCAGTCTATTGTCATgcaatcaaaattgaaaatctcctTATCACGATCATCCATTGAGCTATAGAGTTTTGTCATATTTGTGTTCTTAAAGTCCCATTTCTTCGTTGTGTAGTACTGCAAAACTTTCAATCCCATTGTAACTTTATTCTGAACACGCACCATGCTGAAATGATATTAgaataagttttaattaaagccaaattaatgaataaatttcatcccgatttttttgttaatattaCAATGGCTTTTTCCTGAAGATCACTAGAAGAAAGTCAATAAAGTAAGCTGGCAGATAATGGAAGAATATCACACAAAATAAATGGTGGAAATAGTTGGATTTGATGGAGCCCTTTGGGTACCACAGGGAGAAACAGAGTGGATTCCTGTAGAATTCAGCCTTTCCACGTTCTATACTCTCGCCCCATGATAGGGAATTATCATTTGATGCCACAACATTTGTGTACTGAATGTCCAAAGATCTGAATTGAAAGCCAAAAAAGAGAtacattgaattaaaaatttaaattttttcactcaCATGATTATGTTGAAtgcaaattcaaaatactATATAGCAGctacaaaacattaaaaaaattgtgcaaCACCTGCAACGCAGAGTCAACTTCTTTTATGTGATATCAAGGGCATCATGGCATTggggttttattttaaatcttttatatatGATTTTTGGAAGTATTTTTGGGGATTTCATTGATACTTtcatttaatatgaaaaataaatcaattaaaacacGTTCATTGAAATCAATCTTCAGCATTATAACGTTCTTATAATGTAGAAGCATATTTTTCGCAATCAGATCTATCATGATTCATAgattagtaaattaatttatcaagaGCATAACATGAATTCTTTCTCAATAcatttatcgatttttttaaattcatattttgtttacttttttgcATTACAAATCTTTAGAATCTTTAATAATTATCCTCATAGATGTAAGACTTACGCCTCAAGTCTATGAACTATTTTACTCGATTTTGGTACGTTATCTGaataagattttctaaaaaaaagtttttcatcaaaagttataaaaatcttatcaaatttcttttttctgtcTCATATTTTAATACTGGTTTTATATCTGAAATTTATTCTATATCTATGactctaaataaaatatgattttcccGTTGTCAGGAAGATTCCGGTTCCTTTTGATTCTCTCTAAAACATGAAAATcaagttgaaattttcaaaatattatgcaaataaaacttattctcatttatttatgCAGAACATATCCAATTTTTAATATCATTCTATTGTTTGGGAGATAAATTAGAGAATTATATGTgaattctttaacattttatagccaaaaattctcataaaacaAGTAGAATGAGTAGAATGACATGGCTACAGCACGAAAgttataattttattgctattttggtttcaagaaagaaatcttgaatttatcagaaaaatctttttgggaAAAGGTCAAATTCTTATGCAATCAAACATGAATTTATCGATTTCTATCAATATTGCCAATTAAGTCATTGagatattgtttttttttttttaagaaatgagAGAACgcatttaattataattaaaattattctaaaaacgatttttctagagaatttttaaagatgatATTTTCTGCTTAACAATGCCACAGAGTGAATGAATAGTATTTCaaagaaacacaaaaattaactCTCGTGCAAATCTTCCGCGAAAAAACTCACTTGTTCTGCCCACGTTGCCAAGCTAGGGCAATAATCGTATTCATGGTGATGTCGACGGGAATGGCATCGGCTGGGTAATTGGGATTGCAGTGCATACTCCGAATGACTCCACGACCAGCACCGACCATCAGTCCAGTTGGTCCATTTGTTCCCTCCACCCATCCTGGGTAGGGT from Lutzomyia longipalpis isolate SR_M1_2022 chromosome 1, ASM2433408v1 encodes:
- the LOC129786050 gene encoding putative fatty acyl-CoA reductase CG5065 — protein: MQERTVRIPEWYAGRTIFITGATGFMGKVLVEKLLHDCPDIERLYLLVRAKRGVEPEQRREEYVNHMAFERVRQIQPKRLEKIHMVKGDVTLDDLGLSEEDRNEVTTKVSVIFHCAANVRFDQPLKEAVNMNTQGTYRVLKLAETVNNLDAFVHVSTAYCQCDEPVLEERGYPAPHNPLGIVQMTNLLDNDILEHLTPKLLKTLPNTYAYTKALTEDLVASFKGKFPIAIARPSIVTAATKEPYPGWVEGTNGPTGLMVGAGRGVIRSMHCNPNYPADAIPVDITMNTIIALAWQRGQNKSLDIQYTNVVASNDNSLSWGESIERGKAEFYRNPLCFSLWYPKGSIKSNYFHHLFCVIFFHYLPAYFIDFLLVIFRKKPFMVRVQNKVTMGLKVLQYYTTKKWDFKNTNMTKLYSSMDDRDKEIFNFDCMTIDWHEYIRNYIYGVRTYLLNEPPSTLPQARKLLKRLYYLDKLVTFIFYGFLLWLIWTNLDVIGSSVHFVFEQSKNLLTKSSS
- the LOC129786137 gene encoding mitochondrial nicotinamide adenine dinucleotide transporter SLC25A51, translating into MSKSTAKESLPASNQRMLMMSSNPLSAFDIREFACGWGAAFVNITATYPIHKIIFRQMLHGVKASSAFEELRHEGISFLYRGMFPPLAQKTLSLSLMFGVYEGTRKPLVENLNVNPYVAKVWAGIIAGTVETALMPFERIQTLLADSAYHTNFKNTPQAFKYVWLGYGFRELYRGLLPILFRNGPSNSVFFVLREEAHARLPHRDNSLYQSIQEFFAGALIGAFTSSVFYPLNVVKVYMQSTIGGPYVNFVPVLIHIYKERGCKWRNVYKGVSINCTRAFFSWGIMNMAYEQIKKMIY
- the LOC129786181 gene encoding maternal protein exuperantia-1-like isoform X2; amino-acid sequence: MQGEEAKPAVMLVVKQATTEKERTVVFYRDIMGITRTIKENLQELDYSLYHRVKGVTFRPFLAEQGFVMRKLQDLQDIWGKEKRDGIRVAVAELRELKEDDTT
- the LOC129786181 gene encoding uncharacterized protein LOC129786181 isoform X1 gives rise to the protein MLPLFKTSIVRLHKCLPIALAKNECGVTLKYFTLKELKKVILKCDDDDRNDIESSAKIRSKIAYDVSKMLVNKPSPVTVEVKKEDVEAAAMQQPEAAVQQNYNSRRVKSKSRSNRGNKLRKKENVIK